TCATAGAATTTATTAATTGTCTTATATATATTGTAGTGATCTTCTACATTTCCTAACTCTCTTATAGAGTGCATTGCAAGTATTGGACTACCAACATCCACTGATGGTATATCTAAATGCGTAGATGATATAGGCCCTATAGTACTTCCACCTCTTTCATCTGATCTATTTACAAATTCCTGATAATTAACCCCAGCTTCTTTGCATATAGATTTATATACAGATATAGATTGAGCATCACTTGTGTATGCTTGATTAGCATTTATTTTTATAACAGGCCCTTTGCCCATAACTGGTCTACTTGTTGGATCATGCTTGTCTACCATATTAGGATGAACTGCATGTGCTAAATCTGCTGATATTATAAATGATGAATATATTGTACTAAAGAATTCTTCTCTTGATTTTTGTAAAGATAGGCATATTCTTTCCAATATATTTATTAACATATTTGAATCGGCACCTTGCTTAGTAGAACTTCCTACTTCTTCATTATCAAATATAGCAACTACATTTACACCTTTACTACCATTTGCATCTATAAGTGCATGTAAACTTGAGTGTGCCATAGATAGGTTGTCTAATCTTCCTGTTGATATAAACTCTTCATTAGGGCCTATTAAACTACCTTTTTCAAATTCATATAAAAATAAGTCAAAATCAATGATTTCTTCTAACTCTACATCTAATTCTTTAGCTAATTGCTTCAATAAGAAATTATCTTTTTCTAAATTTTCATTTATTAAACCTACTAGTGGTAACATGTCTTTTTGTTTATTTAATGCATATCCTTCATTTACTGTTCTATTCATATGTATAGCTACATTTGGTATTATACATACTGGCTTTTTAATATTAACCATCTTTTCAACAGGTCTTAATGCATTTTCACCTTTTAAAACAACTCTTCCTGCTATAGCTAATGGTCTATCTAACCAAGTATTTAGTATTGGTCCACCATAGCATTCTGTATTTAATTTTAAATATGTACCTTCTACTAACATTTCTGCTTTAGGTTTAATTCTAAATGTTGGAGAATCTGAATGAGAACCTACTATTCTAAACCCTTCTTTTTCTACATCTTGTGAATTAACTGTAAAAGCCACTAGTGCAGAAGAGTTTTTAGTTACATAGTATCTTCCATTTACTTCAACATTCCACTTTTCATTTAATATTAGCTCTCTAAATCCATTTTTTTGTAACAACTTTTTAGATGTTTCTACAGCTTGAAAAGCCGTTGGACTTTCATATATAAAGTCTACTAAATCTTGCGCAAATTTTTTTTGTTCCATTGGTATAGCCTCCCTGATTAACAAAATTTATTTAAATAACTGTGCATAATTATGGTTTATTAACATAATTTATGCACAGTTTATTTTTAACAAGTTATTTAATTTATTTTTTATAATACATCTAGTGTTGTATATTCCTTATTTATCTTCTTAATTCCTTGTTTTTCAAATGCTATAGTTACATCAGACCCCATCATACCCACAACAGTACCTACTCCAAATTTAGGATGGTGTACTTTTGCACCAGGCTTTATATCATCTAAGTTCGATTCTTTAGTTGTATCTTTAATTGTAGCATTAACTTTTGTTGCAACAGCTGACTTATTAACATTTGTCATATATTTTTGTTTGTACTTATCTAATACATTGTAATTTGCCTTTGAGTAAGAAGTAATTTGATTTTCTTCTTTGTTTAACTTTTCTATACACTCTTTAGGTAATTCTTCCATAAATCTAGATGCAATTGATGGGTTTGTTTTTCCATATAAAGTTCTTTTTTGAGTTAATGTCATATATAGGGTTTCTTTTGCTCTTGTTATACCAACATAACAAAGTCTTCTTTCTTCTTCTATATCAGACTCTGCCATAGACCTTACAGCTCTTGATATAGGGAATAGACCTTCTTCCATTCCTATTAAGAATACAACAGGGAATTCTAATCCTTTTGATGTATGAATAGTCATAAGAGATACTTTATCAATTTCTTCCTCTTCATTGCTTTCAGATGTAAGTGCAACACCTGTTAAGAATTCTTCTAGACTCTGATCTTCACTACTTTGCTCAAATTCTATTGCTATAGATATAAATTCTTTTAAGTTATCTTTTCTATCTTTAGCTTCTTCTGTATCTCCTTTATATAAGTCATCTATATATTCATAGTAGTCTGTTGTCTCTAATACTTTTTCTATTAATTTACTTACAGGATAAACTTCCTTTATAGTTCTTAGTGTACCTATTGTATCTACAAATGCGCTTATACTATTTCTTGCTTTAGTAGATATGTCTGAATTTGACTCTATATCTATAAGAACTGAATACATACTTTCTTGCTTTAAGCTAGCTCTATCTTCTATTTTCTCTATCGTTCTAAGCCCTATACCTCTTCTAGGTACATTTATAATCCTTTTGATTGATATATCATCTTGAGGATTTTGTATAACTCTTAAATATGCAATTAAATCTTTGATTTCTTTTCTTTCATAGAATTTAGTTCCTCCATATATGTTATATGGTATTTGACTTCTATTTAAAGCATCTTCAACTGGACGTGCTTGAGCATTAGCTCTATATAAAACAGCAAAATCTTTGTAAGATCTATTTTGTTCCCTTGCTATTTTAGCTATCATATCAGATACAAAATCAGATTCTTCAACTTCATTTTCTGCTACTTGAATTTTTATTAATTCGCCTTCTTTTTTTTCACTCCAAAGTTTCTTTCTTTTTCTTTCTATATTATTAGAAATTACTGTATTTGCTGCATCTAGTATTATTTGAGTTGATCTATAATTTTGCTCTAATTTAACTACATGAACATCATCATAGTCCTTTTCAAACTCTAATATATTCCTTATATCAGCGCCTCTCCATCCATATATACTTTGATCATCGTCCCCAACAACACATATATTTTGATGTTCTTTTGCTAACATTTTTATTAATTCATATTGAGCTTTACTTGTATCTTGATACTCATCTACCATTATATATTTGAATCTACTTCTGTAAAATTCTAGCACTTCACTATCAGTTCTTAATAACTCTACTGTTTTGTAAATTAAATCATCAAAGTCTAGTGCACTATTTCTTTTTAAACGATCTTGATAAAGTGCATAAATATCTGCAATTTTGCTCATTCTAGCATCTGACATATGCATCTGTTTAAACTCTTTAGGGCTATGTAGCTTGTCTTTAGCCCCTGATATAGTACTTATAACTACTTTAGGTTCAAATGCCTTATCACTTAAATTTAACTCTTTTAAACAGTCTTTAACTAATGTTACCTGGTCAGCACTATCGTATATTATAAAACTTCTATTGTATCCAATTCTATTTATATCTTTTCTAAGTATACGTACACAACAAGAATGGAAAGTACTTATCCACATTTCCTTAGTATCTGAACCTAATGTTTCTTCTACTCTCTCCCTCATTTCATTGGCTGCTTTGTTTGTAAATGTTATAGCTAATATATTTGGGGCTTGTACACCTTTGTTCTCTATAAGGTGAGCAATTCTAGTTGTTAAAACTCTAGTCTTACCCGAACCTGCTCCAGCTAGTATAAGGACAGGGCCTTCTGTCTTTTCTACAGCTTCTCTCTGTGCAGGATTTAATGTATCTAAATTCATATGCTTCCTCCTGTTAACAGTTATATAACTCTATTTTAATCTAAAACTTATTTTTGTTCAAATTTAAAGAATATCAACACCTTGATTCTCTCCAATATATTAAACTTTAAATCTATATCTATAAATTTATGACTCCTTTAAGTATATAACTAATTCTTCATTAAAAAAAGCATAGGTTCATGAATTTATAAGCTATCGTACTTTTTTATAGTTATAAAATAAAGAAAAAAACCCTAGACGGCTTAAATCTAGGGTTTACTTTATAGAAAAGCATATTATTAAAATCTATTTATATTAAAATAGGTTTAGGGCAAATTAATGATTTGATATAAGCACAGAATCATTCCAATACTTATACAAATCTTCTTCACATTTAAATAAAGGTATATTCATATTTTTATGTAGTTTTACAAGCCAAGGAAGTTCTAATCCAGCTTCAATAACTTTATTCTCTTTTACAAATACTTCCTCAATACTTCCATCTTCTATCACTTCGCCTTTACTTAAAACATATGCATAATCGCATATTTCATATATTAAATTCATATCATGACTTGATATCACTATCTTAACACCTTTTTGTTTAAGGTTTTTTATAATATCTACTATTAATCTAGTACTTACTGGGTCTAAGCCAGCTGTCGGCTCATCTAATAAAACTATTTCATTTTCCATTGCTATAACAGAAGCTATTGCTACCCTCTTTTTTTGGCCATAGCTTAAAAAATGTACTGGTTTGTTTATAAAATCTATTCCATTAACAGCAACTAGTGCATCTCTAACTCTCATATTTATTATTTCTTCATCTATTCCAATATTTCTTAAAGAAAATGCTATATCATCATATACCCTTGAATAGAATATTTGTTTTTCTGGATCCTGAAATACTATACCTACTTGTTTTCTTAAATTATATAGGCCTTTTTTTGTATAGTTTATTTCCTGATCCTTGAATAAAATTTTTCCTGATGTGGGCTTAAGTATGCCCATTAAATTCATAAAAAATGTAGATTTACCAGATCCATTTGATCCTATTATCCCTATCACATCACCTTTTGAAAAGTCCATATTAACTTTTTTTAGTGCATGTGAGTTTTTTTCGTATTTATAATTTAAGTCATTTATTTTAAACATTTTCATCCCCTACTATGTGAAATTTGCTATCATATAATTTTATGTCTAAAGATATACACATTTCATCATACCTTTTCATCATTCTCTTAAATAACATATTTCCTAGAATTCCAACTGAATTATAAGATGTTTTTAAATTAATATATCCAAATCTTAATTGTTGTGATTTTCTTATATCTGATACTTCTTCTAAAAATATAAATATAAATCTATAAACTAACATAGATAGCTCTATTACCGTATCTGATATATGTAGCTTTTTTAATAAAAATATTATCTGATTAAATGGTGTTGTTAATATAAAAAAGTATATACATGTTAAACAAGCAATAGCTCTAAACAATATATGTATAGATGTAATTATTGACTTATTTGATATACCTATATTTAAAGACATTATATTAAAACTATAAATTAGTCCTTTTGAATCAAATGATATATTTATAAGGTTTATTAGAACTCCCATTATTAAAAAATACATTGGTATTTTTACAAGCTTTAAATAACTTTTTAAGTCTATTTTAGCTAAAAAAACTATAAGAGAACTCATAAAAGTTATAATACTAATCAAGCAAAAAATATTTTTAAATGCCATAGAAATTATTAAAAATATTAAGCCTATGCTTCCTTTTATCTTTGGATTTATTTCTGTTAAACTGTTTGTATATGCGTATTTATCTATTAAAAGCATACTTAATTCTCCTTACAATATAAAAAGCCTAACCAAAGGGTTAGACTTTCTTTTTCAATACTAATTTTATACACAAGTATTTTAAGAAACTTTCTCCCACCCCGAAGAAATTACTTTAATATTACTAGGCAGGTCTCCTGGCTTAGCTTCATCCTACTCTTTTACCTTCCCATGAATAATAAATCATAGTGGTTAAAATAAATTTCGTCAGCTTTACAGTAGCGGGGGCTGCAGAGGAATTACACCTCTTTCCCTATTAATCTTTTATCAAGAACCTAAAATATATATTTA
Above is a genomic segment from Romboutsia lituseburensis containing:
- a CDS encoding M18 family aminopeptidase, yielding MEQKKFAQDLVDFIYESPTAFQAVETSKKLLQKNGFRELILNEKWNVEVNGRYYVTKNSSALVAFTVNSQDVEKEGFRIVGSHSDSPTFRIKPKAEMLVEGTYLKLNTECYGGPILNTWLDRPLAIAGRVVLKGENALRPVEKMVNIKKPVCIIPNVAIHMNRTVNEGYALNKQKDMLPLVGLINENLEKDNFLLKQLAKELDVELEEIIDFDLFLYEFEKGSLIGPNEEFISTGRLDNLSMAHSSLHALIDANGSKGVNVVAIFDNEEVGSSTKQGADSNMLINILERICLSLQKSREEFFSTIYSSFIISADLAHAVHPNMVDKHDPTSRPVMGKGPVIKINANQAYTSDAQSISVYKSICKEAGVNYQEFVNRSDERGGSTIGPISSTHLDIPSVDVGSPILAMHSIRELGNVEDHYNIYKTINKFYEI
- a CDS encoding DUF3553 domain-containing protein — its product is MNLDTLNPAQREAVEKTEGPVLILAGAGSGKTRVLTTRIAHLIENKGVQAPNILAITFTNKAANEMRERVEETLGSDTKEMWISTFHSCCVRILRKDINRIGYNRSFIIYDSADQVTLVKDCLKELNLSDKAFEPKVVISTISGAKDKLHSPKEFKQMHMSDARMSKIADIYALYQDRLKRNSALDFDDLIYKTVELLRTDSEVLEFYRSRFKYIMVDEYQDTSKAQYELIKMLAKEHQNICVVGDDDQSIYGWRGADIRNILEFEKDYDDVHVVKLEQNYRSTQIILDAANTVISNNIERKRKKLWSEKKEGELIKIQVAENEVEESDFVSDMIAKIAREQNRSYKDFAVLYRANAQARPVEDALNRSQIPYNIYGGTKFYERKEIKDLIAYLRVIQNPQDDISIKRIINVPRRGIGLRTIEKIEDRASLKQESMYSVLIDIESNSDISTKARNSISAFVDTIGTLRTIKEVYPVSKLIEKVLETTDYYEYIDDLYKGDTEEAKDRKDNLKEFISIAIEFEQSSEDQSLEEFLTGVALTSESNEEEEIDKVSLMTIHTSKGLEFPVVFLIGMEEGLFPISRAVRSMAESDIEEERRLCYVGITRAKETLYMTLTQKRTLYGKTNPSIASRFMEELPKECIEKLNKEENQITSYSKANYNVLDKYKQKYMTNVNKSAVATKVNATIKDTTKESNLDDIKPGAKVHHPKFGVGTVVGMMGSDVTIAFEKQGIKKINKEYTTLDVL
- a CDS encoding energy-coupling factor ABC transporter ATP-binding protein, with protein sequence MFKINDLNYKYEKNSHALKKVNMDFSKGDVIGIIGSNGSGKSTFFMNLMGILKPTSGKILFKDQEINYTKKGLYNLRKQVGIVFQDPEKQIFYSRVYDDIAFSLRNIGIDEEIINMRVRDALVAVNGIDFINKPVHFLSYGQKKRVAIASVIAMENEIVLLDEPTAGLDPVSTRLIVDIIKNLKQKGVKIVISSHDMNLIYEICDYAYVLSKGEVIEDGSIEEVFVKENKVIEAGLELPWLVKLHKNMNIPLFKCEEDLYKYWNDSVLISNH
- the cbiQ gene encoding cobalt ECF transporter T component CbiQ, whose product is MLLIDKYAYTNSLTEINPKIKGSIGLIFLIISMAFKNIFCLISIITFMSSLIVFLAKIDLKSYLKLVKIPMYFLIMGVLINLINISFDSKGLIYSFNIMSLNIGISNKSIITSIHILFRAIACLTCIYFFILTTPFNQIIFLLKKLHISDTVIELSMLVYRFIFIFLEEVSDIRKSQQLRFGYINLKTSYNSVGILGNMLFKRMMKRYDEMCISLDIKLYDSKFHIVGDENV